GGATCGGTCATGGCGTAGGCCAGGTTATAGCTGATATCGGCGCTGCAGGAATCCATCTGGTAGGCTTTTTTATAATAGACGATGGCCGAATCGATGGCCGGCATATTGAGAAAACAATAGGCCATATTGCTATAAAAGGAGGGCTGGGTGGGATTTCCGGCCAGGCCTTTTTTAAGCGTTTCTATGGCCTGAACGAATTTTTCCGTCCTGGCATAGGCCTGGCTGAGGGCGATGATGGCATCGGTGTAATTGGGTTTATACTTGACGGCCTGGGAAAAATTCTCTATGGCCTTTTCCCGGTTCTCCGGGGTGGAATAGCAGATCCCCAAGTTGAAATAGGCCGCGGCAAAATCGGGTTTGAGCTTGATGGTCTTTTGGAACTCGCCGACGGCCGCCAGGGTGTCGCCTTTCTGAAAGGCCTGCACCCCTTGGTTGAAATGCTCCTCGGGCGTCCCGCCGACGCAGCCG
This portion of the Candidatus Edwardsbacteria bacterium genome encodes:
- a CDS encoding tetratricopeptide repeat protein translates to GCVGGTPEEHFNQGVQAFQKGDTLAAVGEFQKTIKLKPDFAAAYFNLGICYSTPENREKAIENFSQAVKYKPNYTDAIIALSQAYARTEKFVQAIETLKKGLAGNPTQPSFYSNMAYCFLNMPAIDSAIVYYKKAYQMDSCSADISYNLAYAMTDPKYSDESIRYLRRAILCDDQKMEAHYLLGSRLAAKKNRTPMETSEAIKSLERYLESGQGSMVQVDLANKKIKELKGK